One Paraglaciecola mesophila genomic region harbors:
- a CDS encoding DUF3301 domain-containing protein yields MNLFDLTLFLVILLVVLQFWRMRAITEKANQHLAQYCDQHGLQLISNARHKTRLGSYRGKLDWQSCFVFEFSGNGENSYQGTLTMAGKHILKVDTPAYRVD; encoded by the coding sequence ATGAATTTATTTGATTTAACCCTGTTCTTAGTCATTTTGTTAGTGGTTTTGCAGTTTTGGCGTATGCGCGCGATTACTGAAAAAGCCAACCAGCACTTGGCACAATACTGTGACCAGCATGGCTTGCAGCTAATTAGTAATGCGCGACATAAAACGCGGCTCGGTAGCTATAGAGGAAAACTAGATTGGCAGAGTTGTTTTGTGTTTGAGTTTTCTGGCAATGGTGAGAACAGCTACCAAGGCACATTAACGATGGCAGGTAAGCATATACTCAAAGTTGATACCCCTGCTTATCGAGTAGATTAG
- a CDS encoding DUF3549 family protein, translated as MNQISSISEFLLHAQTEYHVFDMGRTIRSLDSQTFLNIENASEAAPYPRQEHGWFGIVFFSRQLSREHYIWFVKLPLDEKGLVISATRNHFLQIITDALGAQLEHNKEAQGRLPENPYTFVPNQQQLADFNSVSRGVLNLPPSEYYSAAVRYIAHPQAHNWQEVALQGIADVAASVRRKDGAQLITAHLFETAPQVQQALMSSLENYPLDKSVSQQLIDNANQHIADLSLLQWTLRALSQSVANTIVKAYIQKILDSQHNTVPEIMLLIAARHWQYLQDENVLRQYIERLALIDIELCADLYSDLVRIPSIRPAMLGIIRWQDKSYALTQVIGHLFSGQQK; from the coding sequence ATGAATCAAATCAGCTCCATCAGTGAATTTCTTCTTCACGCTCAAACCGAATATCATGTATTTGATATGGGTCGTACCATTCGCTCCCTCGATAGCCAAACCTTTCTAAACATAGAAAACGCCAGCGAAGCGGCACCCTATCCTCGTCAAGAACATGGGTGGTTCGGCATCGTATTTTTTAGTCGCCAGTTAAGCCGCGAACATTATATTTGGTTTGTAAAATTGCCTTTAGACGAAAAAGGCCTAGTTATCAGCGCAACGCGTAATCACTTTTTACAGATCATTACTGATGCCTTAGGGGCACAATTAGAACATAACAAAGAAGCCCAAGGGCGCTTACCTGAAAATCCATATACCTTTGTGCCAAATCAACAGCAACTCGCTGATTTTAATAGTGTAAGTAGAGGTGTTTTGAACCTTCCACCAAGCGAATACTATTCAGCTGCGGTTCGTTATATTGCACATCCTCAGGCGCACAATTGGCAAGAAGTTGCCTTACAAGGTATCGCAGATGTAGCAGCCAGCGTGCGTCGCAAAGACGGCGCCCAACTCATTACAGCACATCTATTTGAAACAGCGCCTCAAGTGCAGCAAGCGTTAATGTCGTCGCTAGAAAACTACCCGCTAGACAAGTCTGTCAGCCAGCAACTGATTGACAATGCAAATCAACATATCGCCGATTTGTCTCTTCTACAATGGACACTGCGGGCGCTAAGTCAAAGCGTAGCCAATACAATCGTAAAAGCGTACATCCAAAAAATACTTGATTCACAACACAATACTGTGCCGGAAATCATGTTGTTGATTGCCGCGAGGCATTGGCAATACTTGCAAGATGAAAACGTATTGCGCCAATATATTGAACGGCTCGCGTTAATCGATATTGAGCTATGTGCTGACCTTTACAGTGACTTAGTGCGCATTCCTAGTATTCGACCCGCAATGCTTGGCATTATTCGCTGGCAAGACAAATCTTATGCATTAACGCAGGTGATTGGCCATTTATTTAGCGGGCAACAAAAATGA
- a CDS encoding YqcC family protein encodes MPCSASEVQIETLLNQLIRQLKSAEQWSVTPPNEWAMQSEAPFACDRMDFAQWLQFIFIPKMTSLLQAKLPLPERMTLLPMAQEWAKELKCDGQYTTAILGTISKIDLIFSDAPL; translated from the coding sequence ATGCCATGTAGCGCCTCAGAAGTCCAAATAGAGACGTTGTTGAATCAGCTCATCAGACAGCTAAAAAGTGCTGAACAATGGTCTGTTACACCACCAAATGAGTGGGCCATGCAAAGTGAAGCGCCTTTTGCCTGTGACCGAATGGATTTTGCTCAGTGGTTGCAGTTTATTTTCATACCTAAGATGACAAGTTTGCTTCAGGCAAAATTGCCTTTACCTGAGCGAATGACACTGTTGCCGATGGCCCAGGAGTGGGCGAAAGAATTAAAATGTGATGGGCAATACACAACAGCCATTCTTGGTACCATTAGCAAAATTGACTTGATATTCAGTGACGCCCCCCTATGA
- the truC gene encoding tRNA pseudouridine(65) synthase TruC, translating to MTLTILYQDEFIVAIHKPAGLLVHRSMIDRHETQFAMQMLRDQIGQHVFPVHRLDRPTSGVLVFALSADIARLLGEQFATNTVAKTYFAIVRGHVNAPGLIDYALKEKLDKIADKRANQDKDPQEAQTEFTPIKQFELPFAVSRYPSARYTLVKLHPKTGRKHQLRRHMCHINHPIVGDTTHGDGKHNKFMRDQFSFNGLALTCQQMCITHPMSNEKLAIVNEFDLRMSTLMAQWGWEVPSLDELDLPSINR from the coding sequence ATGACGCTAACGATTTTGTACCAAGATGAATTCATTGTGGCGATACACAAACCTGCTGGTTTGTTAGTTCACAGAAGCATGATTGATCGTCACGAAACTCAGTTTGCCATGCAGATGCTACGTGACCAGATAGGTCAGCATGTATTCCCGGTTCATCGCTTAGACAGGCCTACTTCCGGCGTGCTGGTGTTTGCCCTGTCAGCGGACATTGCGCGTTTGTTAGGAGAGCAGTTTGCGACCAATACCGTTGCCAAGACGTATTTCGCGATTGTTCGTGGCCATGTGAACGCACCTGGCTTGATAGATTACGCCTTAAAAGAGAAGCTTGATAAAATAGCAGATAAGCGGGCGAATCAAGATAAGGACCCGCAAGAAGCACAAACAGAATTTACACCGATAAAGCAATTTGAGCTGCCGTTTGCAGTTAGTCGTTATCCGTCAGCTCGTTATACGCTAGTCAAGTTGCACCCTAAAACCGGTCGCAAGCACCAATTGCGCAGACACATGTGTCATATTAATCATCCTATTGTAGGGGATACTACACACGGAGATGGCAAGCACAATAAGTTCATGCGTGACCAATTTTCGTTTAATGGCTTGGCATTAACCTGTCAGCAGATGTGTATTACCCACCCAATGAGTAATGAAAAGCTAGCAATAGTGAATGAATTCGACCTGCGGATGTCTACCCTGATGGCGCAGTGGGGATGGGAGGTACCATCGTTAGATGAGTTAGATCTGCCTTCAATTAATCGGTAA
- a CDS encoding flavodoxin domain-containing protein, which yields MSKVGIFVGSVYGNAQHVAEQVQELLNGKQVVSEIYDDPSVDDFKRSDGYIFISSTTGQGDIPPNLEFFVSDLKDMFPLMDQKPFAVIGLGDSSYCDSYCGAGEQLHELLLELQGKPVADMLKIDACETLEPEKEALAYIEPIADEFA from the coding sequence ATGAGTAAAGTAGGTATTTTCGTTGGTTCAGTTTACGGTAACGCCCAACATGTTGCAGAGCAAGTACAAGAATTGCTCAACGGTAAACAAGTGGTTAGCGAAATATATGATGACCCAAGCGTAGATGATTTTAAACGTTCTGATGGGTACATTTTTATTTCTTCTACGACGGGGCAGGGGGATATCCCACCTAATCTAGAATTTTTTGTTTCTGACTTAAAAGATATGTTTCCACTCATGGATCAAAAGCCTTTTGCTGTCATCGGCTTGGGCGACAGCAGTTATTGCGATTCATACTGCGGGGCAGGTGAGCAGCTACATGAGTTACTGCTTGAACTACAGGGCAAGCCAGTGGCTGACATGCTCAAAATTGATGCTTGTGAAACCCTTGAGCCAGAAAAAGAAGCATTAGCTTACATTGAGCCAATAGCGGATGAGTTTGCTTAA
- a CDS encoding M28 family peptidase produces MKAALFYPSLAFCSALLLSACTSTSQNNTVPADLARLSDSALKSELAYDVVKSLTVEVGPRIAGSEGDKRAVAWAEEKFKALGFDKVYKEPVRVRNWSRGIADAKVIAPYQQKLFITALGGSVATPEGGLITQVVMFDSLASLKQADGAHVRDKIVFINQRMQRDRAGKGYGPVVIGRSQGAIEAAKLGAKAVLIRSVGTDNSRFAHTGVMQYSDDVEKIPAGALSNADADNLQAMLNAGKDVTLAVEMRAKEHGWQTSYNVIGEFTGSESPDEIVLIGAHLDSWDEGTGALDDGAGVGIVTGAATVIKNLMGQPKRTIRVVLYASEEFGLTGAQEYTRKHKAELGNIIVAAESDFGAGEIYQIDTLFAPDAVEQAKPLFAALENIGVKQGHNQAGGGPDVSMLPKYGVPVVSLLQDGTYYFDYHHTANDTLDKVDPKALAQNQAAYALLAYFMANSGVDTRPAPASH; encoded by the coding sequence ATGAAAGCCGCGCTCTTTTACCCATCATTGGCATTTTGCAGTGCATTATTGCTAAGTGCTTGTACATCAACCTCGCAAAACAATACCGTTCCAGCCGATCTAGCACGTCTAAGCGATAGTGCGTTAAAAAGTGAGCTCGCTTACGATGTCGTCAAGTCTTTGACCGTAGAAGTAGGGCCGCGCATTGCTGGCAGCGAGGGTGATAAACGCGCAGTCGCTTGGGCAGAAGAAAAATTCAAAGCCCTAGGGTTTGATAAAGTCTACAAAGAGCCTGTGCGTGTACGCAATTGGTCGCGCGGCATTGCAGATGCAAAGGTCATTGCTCCATATCAGCAAAAATTGTTCATCACAGCGCTAGGTGGCTCGGTAGCGACCCCTGAAGGCGGACTCATTACCCAAGTTGTCATGTTTGATTCGTTGGCTTCGTTGAAGCAAGCTGATGGTGCACACGTTCGCGATAAAATTGTATTTATTAACCAGCGCATGCAGCGAGATCGCGCAGGTAAAGGCTACGGCCCTGTGGTCATTGGTCGCTCTCAGGGTGCAATAGAAGCAGCTAAGCTAGGAGCCAAAGCCGTGCTCATTCGCTCTGTAGGCACAGACAATTCACGTTTTGCTCATACGGGTGTCATGCAATACTCAGATGACGTTGAGAAGATCCCCGCTGGTGCTTTATCTAATGCTGATGCAGACAATTTGCAAGCCATGCTCAATGCAGGTAAAGATGTGACCTTGGCGGTAGAGATGCGTGCTAAAGAACACGGCTGGCAGACGTCTTACAATGTTATCGGTGAATTTACCGGTAGTGAGTCGCCAGATGAGATCGTATTAATTGGTGCGCACTTAGATTCATGGGACGAAGGCACTGGCGCGCTTGATGATGGTGCTGGCGTAGGCATAGTGACCGGCGCAGCCACAGTGATCAAAAACCTTATGGGTCAACCTAAACGCACCATTCGCGTGGTACTTTATGCATCAGAAGAGTTTGGTTTAACCGGCGCGCAAGAATACACCCGTAAACACAAAGCTGAATTAGGCAATATTATTGTTGCCGCTGAGTCTGATTTTGGTGCAGGTGAGATATATCAAATCGATACGCTTTTTGCGCCTGATGCCGTTGAGCAAGCGAAGCCTTTGTTTGCAGCGCTTGAAAATATAGGGGTTAAGCAAGGGCACAATCAAGCTGGAGGTGGGCCTGATGTGTCTATGCTGCCCAAGTACGGGGTACCTGTTGTATCGCTACTGCAAGACGGTACCTATTATTTTGATTATCACCATACAGCCAATGACACTTTAGACAAGGTGGATCCAAAAGCACTAGCACAAAACCAAGCGGCCTATGCCCTGCTCGCATACTTTATGGCAAACAGTGGGGTTGATACACGACCGGCACCCGCTTCGCATTAA
- the rpsT gene encoding 30S ribosomal protein S20, with product MANIKSAKKRALQSERRRQHNASRRSMTRTSLKKVLAAIASGDKASAQAAFAAATPLIDRMATKGLIHKNKAARHKSRLSAQIKALA from the coding sequence TTGGCTAACATTAAGTCTGCTAAGAAACGTGCACTACAATCAGAAAGACGCCGCCAGCACAACGCTAGCCGTCGTTCTATGACACGTACATCTTTGAAAAAAGTACTTGCTGCAATCGCTTCTGGCGATAAAGCATCTGCTCAAGCTGCATTTGCAGCTGCTACACCTTTAATTGACCGTATGGCAACTAAAGGTCTTATCCATAAAAATAAAGCTGCTCGTCATAAGAGCCGTTTATCTGCACAGATCAAAGCACTAGCTTAA
- the murJ gene encoding murein biosynthesis integral membrane protein MurJ → MSNRLLKSGLIVSCMTFLSRVLGLVRDIVVANLMGAGAAADVFFFANKIPNFLRRLFAEGAFAQAFIPVLTEVSNESDPNAMKQFVAKVSGTLGVIVTVVTFLGVIGSPVVAAIFGTGWFMEYLNDEPQGAKFELAALMLKITFPYLMFISLAGLTGAILNTLNQFAVSAFTPVLLNVAIISCAIFMADTFNEPGFALAWGVFIGGIVQFAFQLPFLYRAGLLVKPQWGWSDPKVTKVRKLMIPALFGVSVGQLNLLFDTFIASFLVTGSISWLYYSDRLLEFPLGLFGIAIATVILPTLSRNHVTKDANAFSANIDWALRMVCLLGIPAAAGLMILAEPMLIVLFKRGEFTALDATLASYSLIAYATGLLSFMLIKVLAPGFFSRQDTKTPVKYGIWCMASNMLFNLIFAIPFGYLGLAIATSLSATMNAALLYSKLHRLGVYKMSSGTLFFLAKVFIATLIMTAGLLYYRPGIESWLGWAPAMQMTQLAIMIAGAGVVFLLSGIALGIRPKQLLSKAIQVN, encoded by the coding sequence GTGTCGAATCGTTTGTTGAAATCCGGATTAATTGTCAGTTGTATGACCTTTTTATCACGCGTTTTAGGTTTAGTCAGAGATATAGTAGTTGCAAATTTAATGGGTGCAGGTGCAGCAGCCGACGTGTTCTTTTTTGCCAATAAAATCCCTAATTTTCTTCGCCGGCTATTTGCCGAAGGCGCATTTGCTCAAGCATTTATTCCTGTTCTGACTGAAGTCAGCAATGAAAGTGACCCAAATGCGATGAAGCAGTTCGTTGCCAAAGTATCAGGCACCTTAGGCGTAATAGTAACAGTCGTCACCTTTTTGGGGGTAATTGGCTCGCCAGTGGTGGCGGCAATATTTGGCACAGGTTGGTTTATGGAGTACCTAAACGACGAGCCACAAGGGGCTAAATTCGAATTAGCGGCGTTAATGCTGAAGATCACGTTTCCTTATTTGATGTTTATTTCATTAGCAGGCTTAACCGGTGCGATATTAAATACCCTGAATCAATTTGCCGTATCTGCGTTTACACCTGTGCTATTAAACGTTGCGATTATCAGTTGCGCTATATTTATGGCGGATACCTTCAATGAGCCAGGGTTTGCCCTAGCGTGGGGGGTATTTATTGGAGGCATCGTCCAATTTGCCTTTCAGCTGCCGTTTTTATATCGCGCCGGATTATTGGTCAAGCCGCAGTGGGGTTGGTCAGACCCAAAGGTCACTAAAGTGCGTAAACTCATGATCCCGGCTTTATTTGGCGTTTCTGTGGGGCAATTAAATTTATTATTCGATACCTTTATTGCCAGTTTCCTGGTTACCGGCTCCATCAGTTGGCTTTATTATTCAGATCGTTTATTAGAGTTCCCGTTGGGGTTATTCGGTATTGCCATCGCGACGGTTATCTTACCGACCTTATCACGTAATCATGTGACGAAAGATGCAAATGCATTTAGTGCAAATATTGATTGGGCCCTGCGCATGGTCTGTTTATTAGGAATACCAGCTGCTGCGGGTTTGATGATCTTAGCTGAGCCCATGCTTATTGTATTATTTAAGCGCGGCGAATTTACAGCCCTTGATGCGACACTTGCGTCTTATAGCCTAATTGCTTATGCCACAGGCTTGCTCAGTTTTATGCTTATTAAGGTGCTTGCACCTGGCTTTTTCTCCCGACAAGATACGAAAACGCCAGTGAAATACGGTATATGGTGCATGGCCTCTAATATGCTGTTTAACCTAATTTTTGCTATCCCATTCGGGTATCTTGGATTGGCGATAGCAACGAGTTTGTCTGCCACCATGAACGCGGCTTTGCTGTATAGCAAATTGCATCGTTTGGGGGTATATAAGATGTCTTCTGGTACGTTGTTTTTTCTCGCCAAAGTTTTCATTGCGACGTTAATTATGACCGCAGGTTTACTCTATTATCGGCCAGGAATCGAAAGCTGGTTAGGCTGGGCACCTGCTATGCAGATGACGCAGTTAGCCATCATGATTGCTGGGGCAGGTGTGGTGTTTTTACTAAGTGGTATAGCGTTAGGAATACGGCCAAAACAGCTACTATCAAAAGCAATTCAGGTAAATTAA
- the ribF gene encoding bifunctional riboflavin kinase/FAD synthetase: protein MELVRGLHNLRDRHRGCVLTIGKFDGVHLGHQAVLSQLVVKARELGLPATVMVFEPQPEELFTPDHAPARLSLLRDKYVQLKALGVDRLLCLKFDKRFASFTAEQFVEQLLVEDLGVQFLVVGDDFRFGKGRVGHFAMLQAEGQKCGFSVVSTQSFRLDDYRISSTEVRKALSEDNFILAEKMLGRPFTISGKVLHGDKKGRTIGFPTANLLLKRCNAPINGVFAVEVDIAGTIYSGVANIGTRPTVNGQRSQLEVHIFNFTGNLYGRFISVAIRAKLRNEIKFDSFEQLHQQILRDAEQAKQLLGVD from the coding sequence GTGGAATTAGTCCGCGGTTTACATAATCTTCGTGACAGACACCGAGGATGCGTACTGACAATTGGTAAGTTTGATGGGGTTCATCTAGGTCATCAAGCCGTATTAAGTCAGCTGGTGGTTAAGGCTCGTGAGCTTGGGCTGCCCGCGACAGTAATGGTTTTTGAGCCGCAACCTGAGGAATTATTTACCCCAGACCATGCGCCCGCACGATTAAGCCTATTACGTGACAAATACGTGCAGCTTAAAGCGTTAGGCGTTGACCGGCTACTGTGCTTAAAGTTTGATAAACGTTTTGCCTCGTTTACCGCTGAGCAGTTTGTTGAACAACTTTTGGTGGAAGATTTAGGTGTTCAATTTTTGGTGGTAGGTGATGATTTTCGTTTCGGTAAAGGGCGAGTCGGACATTTCGCTATGTTACAAGCGGAAGGTCAAAAGTGCGGATTTAGCGTAGTCAGCACCCAAAGTTTTCGGTTAGATGATTACCGCATTAGTTCTACAGAAGTGCGTAAGGCGCTAAGTGAAGACAATTTTATCTTAGCGGAAAAAATGCTTGGTCGCCCATTTACCATTTCTGGCAAAGTGCTACATGGTGATAAAAAAGGCCGCACAATTGGTTTTCCTACCGCTAACCTATTGCTCAAACGTTGCAATGCCCCCATTAACGGTGTGTTTGCTGTTGAGGTTGATATAGCGGGTACAATATATAGCGGCGTAGCAAATATTGGCACACGACCGACGGTGAACGGTCAGCGCTCTCAGTTAGAAGTGCATATATTTAATTTTACAGGCAATCTGTATGGGCGCTTTATTTCAGTGGCCATAAGAGCAAAATTACGCAACGAAATTAAGTTCGATTCATTCGAACAGTTGCATCAACAAATATTACGTGATGCTGAGCAAGCCAAACAGCTGCTCGGTGTTGACTGA
- the ileS gene encoding isoleucine--tRNA ligase, whose translation MSDYKHTLNLPETEFPMRGNLAQREPKMLQDWTNKALYHKIRAAKKGKTPFILHDGPPYANGDIHIGHAVNKILKDVIVKSKTLSDFDAPYVPGWDCHGLPIELMVEKKVGKAGKKVTAAEFRQKCREYAEKQINGQKTDFIRLGVLGEWDKPYKTMDFVSEANIIRELGNVVRSGHLEKGFKPVHWCTDCGSALAEAEVEYQDKVSPSIDVRFNVADEASFTKQFTATGEGLGEGTISVVIWTTTPWTLPANRAISLHPELEYSLVQVQSETGTERLVLATDLLDECIKRFGFENTQVLGTALGQSLENMQVKHPFYDFTVPLILGEHVTTDSGTGCVHTAPGHGVEDFNVGRQYNLEVANPVGANGVYLENTPIFAGEHVFKANEHVVEVLSERGALVHHFKYSHSYPHCWRHKTPLIFRATPQWFIGMDKNGLREASIKEIHNTQWIPEWGESRIESMVAGRPDWCISRQRTWGVPIALFVHKDTGDLHPNTDELIEQVAQRVESEGIQAWWDIEPQELLGDDADTFVKVLDTLDVWFDSGVSHYFVVDKRDDIPASADLYLEGSDQHRGWFMSSLMTSVATKGHAPYKQVLTHGFTVDGKGKKMSKSLGNTIAPQQVTNKLGADILRLWVASTDYRSEIAVSDEILKRSADAYRRIRNTSRFLLANLNGFNPKTDLVPFEEMVELDKWAVSRAHAIQAEIIKAYEAYDLLVVTQKLMHFCSIEMGSFYLDIIKDRQYTAKSDSHARRSCQSALYHIVEALVRWMAPITSFTAQEIWQEMPWQEEEFVFTDSWYTGLSAQSQNTQFNDAFWQQVLAVKDEVNRRIELARKEGTIGGSLEAEVKIYATPELTDLLGKLKDEARFVFITSSASVEGLESKPADATETEVPGLWLHISASEGEKCARCWHHREDVGTSETHPELCQRCVTNVDGEGETRAYA comes from the coding sequence ATGAGTGACTACAAACATACTTTGAATTTGCCTGAGACTGAGTTCCCCATGCGCGGAAACTTGGCCCAGCGTGAGCCTAAAATGCTGCAAGACTGGACTAATAAAGCGCTATATCACAAAATTCGCGCGGCGAAAAAAGGCAAAACGCCTTTTATTTTGCATGACGGTCCTCCGTATGCCAACGGTGATATTCACATTGGCCACGCGGTAAATAAAATTCTTAAAGATGTGATTGTTAAATCAAAAACGCTATCTGACTTTGATGCGCCCTATGTGCCAGGCTGGGATTGTCACGGCCTACCAATTGAATTGATGGTTGAAAAGAAAGTCGGCAAAGCAGGCAAAAAAGTCACTGCCGCTGAGTTTAGACAGAAATGTCGCGAATATGCTGAAAAGCAAATCAACGGGCAGAAAACAGATTTTATCCGCCTAGGTGTGCTGGGTGAATGGGATAAGCCATACAAGACCATGGACTTTGTTTCTGAAGCTAACATTATTCGTGAGTTGGGTAATGTTGTGCGTTCAGGCCATTTGGAGAAAGGCTTCAAACCAGTACATTGGTGCACAGATTGTGGTTCTGCGTTGGCTGAAGCTGAGGTAGAGTACCAAGATAAAGTATCGCCTTCTATTGACGTACGCTTCAATGTGGCTGATGAAGCCAGCTTTACTAAGCAATTCACCGCAACTGGTGAAGGCTTAGGTGAAGGTACGATATCTGTGGTCATTTGGACCACCACACCTTGGACATTACCGGCAAACCGCGCGATTTCTTTGCACCCAGAATTGGAGTACAGCTTAGTACAGGTGCAGTCAGAAACGGGCACCGAGCGCTTGGTGCTGGCAACCGATTTGTTAGACGAGTGTATTAAGCGTTTTGGTTTCGAAAACACTCAAGTTCTAGGAACGGCATTGGGGCAATCGCTTGAAAACATGCAAGTAAAACATCCGTTTTACGATTTTACTGTGCCCCTTATTTTAGGTGAGCATGTGACAACCGATTCAGGTACAGGTTGTGTACACACAGCCCCAGGCCACGGTGTAGAAGATTTTAATGTTGGTCGTCAATACAATTTAGAAGTGGCAAACCCTGTTGGTGCAAACGGCGTTTATCTTGAGAACACGCCCATTTTTGCCGGCGAGCACGTATTTAAAGCCAATGAACATGTGGTTGAAGTGCTATCAGAGCGCGGCGCATTAGTACATCACTTCAAATATAGTCACAGTTACCCACATTGCTGGCGCCACAAGACGCCATTGATTTTCCGTGCTACGCCTCAGTGGTTTATCGGCATGGATAAAAATGGCTTACGTGAAGCGTCAATCAAGGAAATTCATAATACGCAGTGGATCCCTGAATGGGGTGAGAGCCGTATTGAGAGCATGGTTGCAGGTCGTCCTGACTGGTGTATCTCGCGCCAGCGAACTTGGGGTGTGCCAATTGCTTTGTTCGTACATAAAGACACAGGTGACTTACACCCGAACACTGACGAGCTCATTGAGCAAGTGGCTCAGCGAGTTGAAAGTGAAGGCATTCAAGCATGGTGGGATATCGAACCACAAGAGTTACTCGGTGATGATGCCGATACCTTCGTTAAAGTATTAGACACTTTAGATGTATGGTTTGACTCAGGCGTCAGCCATTATTTTGTGGTCGACAAGCGCGACGATATACCCGCGTCTGCTGATTTGTATTTAGAAGGCTCGGATCAACATCGTGGTTGGTTTATGTCGTCGCTAATGACCTCTGTGGCAACCAAAGGTCATGCTCCTTATAAGCAAGTACTTACTCACGGTTTTACCGTTGATGGCAAAGGCAAGAAAATGTCTAAATCGTTAGGTAATACGATTGCGCCACAGCAGGTGACCAACAAGCTGGGGGCTGATATTTTGCGTTTATGGGTGGCATCGACTGATTATCGAAGCGAAATTGCGGTATCAGATGAAATCCTAAAGCGTTCAGCCGATGCATATCGCCGAATTCGCAACACATCGCGCTTTTTGCTGGCTAACTTAAATGGATTTAACCCGAAAACGGATCTCGTGCCCTTTGAAGAAATGGTTGAGCTAGACAAGTGGGCTGTTAGTCGTGCTCATGCTATTCAAGCTGAGATTATTAAGGCTTATGAAGCCTACGATCTGTTAGTTGTGACTCAAAAGCTCATGCATTTTTGTTCAATTGAAATGGGTAGCTTCTACCTTGATATCATCAAGGATCGCCAATATACCGCCAAGAGCGACAGTCACGCTCGTCGCTCGTGCCAATCCGCGCTTTATCATATTGTAGAAGCGCTTGTTCGTTGGATGGCACCTATTACCAGCTTTACCGCACAAGAGATCTGGCAAGAGATGCCTTGGCAAGAAGAAGAGTTCGTATTTACCGACTCTTGGTATACAGGGCTTTCGGCTCAATCGCAGAATACACAATTCAATGATGCATTTTGGCAGCAAGTGTTAGCCGTTAAAGACGAAGTGAACCGTAGAATTGAGCTTGCTCGTAAAGAGGGCACAATCGGTGGTTCACTTGAAGCCGAAGTGAAAATTTATGCCACTCCAGAGCTTACTGATTTGCTTGGCAAGTTAAAAGACGAAGCACGCTTCGTGTTTATTACCTCGTCTGCGTCAGTTGAAGGCTTAGAAAGCAAGCCTGCAGATGCAACAGAAACTGAAGTACCTGGCCTGTGGCTACATATCAGTGCATCGGAAGGTGAAAAATGCGCTCGTTGCTGGCACCACAGAGAAGATGTCGGAACTAGCGAAACACACCCTGAGTTATGCCAACGTTGTGTAACCAATGTCGACGGTGAAGGTGAAACACGCGCGTATGCTTAA
- the lspA gene encoding signal peptidase II, translating to MLNLFRQSGLRFLWLAVVVFIIDQVTKHWIVANLEPYQAIQYTSFFNLTHVYNYGAAFSFLSDAGGWQRWLFTGIAIAVCGLVTWWLKETSRQQVMLPVAFCLIIGGAIGNVFDRLIHGFVIDFLVLYYQDWYWPAFNVADSAICLGAFLLVIDMFKNKDNVNE from the coding sequence ATGCTTAATTTATTTAGACAGAGTGGCTTGCGTTTTTTGTGGTTAGCCGTGGTGGTGTTTATCATTGATCAGGTTACTAAGCACTGGATCGTAGCAAATTTGGAGCCGTACCAAGCGATACAGTACACCTCTTTTTTCAATCTGACCCATGTTTATAATTATGGTGCGGCATTTAGCTTTTTAAGTGATGCAGGCGGTTGGCAACGCTGGTTATTTACCGGGATCGCCATTGCCGTATGTGGCTTAGTGACATGGTGGTTGAAAGAGACCTCACGCCAGCAAGTTATGCTACCTGTGGCATTTTGTTTGATTATTGGTGGTGCTATTGGCAATGTGTTTGATCGCTTGATACATGGTTTCGTTATCGATTTCTTAGTGCTTTACTATCAAGACTGGTATTGGCCTGCATTTAACGTGGCTGACAGTGCGATCTGTTTAGGCGCCTTTTTGTTAGTGATAGATATGTTCAAAAATAAGGACAATGTAAATGAGTGA